The Bradyrhizobium sp. CCGB01 genome segment GCAGGGATCCGGATGCGCCGCCGTGGTCTTCGGAGCAAGCTTGACTTGCGCGGTCGCCGGCGCGGCGATCAGGAGAAGGATCAGCAGATATCTCGACATCGTTGTCGCCTGAAAACCGAATTCGGCCCATTGAACCCGATTGCAGGGGGCGAGTCCACCGGCGCTGCGGGGCAAGGGTGCCGAATATTTGGCCGGCACGCGCTCATGATTCTGAGTGGGCTCCAGTCCTTCGTCAAAACGACCTTGGGGCGCTCGGCTGGTTCATAACCGTCATTGCGAGGAGCTCGCGACAGAATTGCCTAGCAATTTTGCGCTGATGCGACGAAGCAATCCAGAATCCCCCTGCGGAAGGATTCTGGATTGCTTCGCTGCGCTCGAAATCCGGGGTGCAAGGTAGCAGCATCGCCCCTCCAGCTCGCATTTGAATCCTGGACACACTGATCCGCTCTCGCGGCTCAATTCGCCCGAGCTCTGCTTCGTCACTCCACCCTCTTGAACCAAGAGGGCGCAGGGAAGGCCGGGTGCCGGCCGGCACCCACGGTCCGCTGTGCGCTTGTAGCGCAAAAGAAATGCACAGCGGCATACAGGTGAAGCCCAACACACGGCCTTCCCTGCGCAGTGGGTTGACGGCTTATGCCGTGCTCTCCCGGGAGCCGAGTTCGTTCTGGCCTCCCTCGCCCCGGCGAAATTCGCGGACACCGCGCCGGTTGACGCGACTGCCGTCTCCGCAAGAGCTTGACCGTAGCAACGACGGCCAGGACCACACGGTTTTGCCGTACGCGCGTTCGTTGGCGCCACAGGGTTCGACGACGTTGTGCACTTTGCCGTCGAAATGTTGGCGAGACGAACTCACAGCGCCGCTCGTCCGCACGAAGCCTCGGGCTCACGGAGAGCAATCCGCCCTGCCCTCAGCATCACGTGCCGACGCTGCCGCGTCCACCGCAACCCGCCTCGCGAAACGCGACGACACAAGATCGCCCCTCAAGATCGAGCCGGGATGCGCGACACATACGCCGTTTCCGAATTTCGGTAAAGTGGAATATTTTGCTGACAGGGGATTGACGGGCAGCGAAACAGGCGGCCGTCGACGGGGCACGTCGCACGGATGCAACAAAGGGGCGGTGCAAGCACCGCCCCTTTGGCAAGCTGCAGAGTACAGCCCAGACAGCCCCCTAATAAGGCTGATAATAACCACGCGGACCGTAGTAGGGACCGCCGCCATAATATCCCTGCCCGCCATAGTAAGGACCCGGGCCATAATAATAGCGGTTCTCGTAATACTCCTGGCGCCGGCTTTCAGCGATTGCGCCTCCGATCAAGCCGGCCGCGACACCCATAAAGGCAAGGCCCGCGGCATTCGGACCACGCCGATAGTAATGGCGCCGCCGGGCTGCACTGAAGTCGGTCACGCCGGACGAGCCCTGTCCTGCCAGAGCGGCCTTTGCGGCTGGCGCCTTGGCCGGCAACGGCGACGCGGCAGCCGACGGCGATACCGAGGCGGCGACCAGGGCGAGGCTGGCGACTGCTGCCAGCACGGTGCTGCGGCCGGTTATCGAACGCACGAGTCCATCACTCATTTCAAAGTCCTCTGTTCTCGCCCAATCAAGAGACATGCAACAACGCGTAACGCGCAAACCATTGAAATAGTTTCATGATCGCGGCAATCCGCCACGTTTGAACGATTGTAAACCGAACCACCAGATGCAGCTTGAACCATCCAACCTGAGCGGATAATGAACAGCCGCGCCGTTTTTCGGTCGCCGTAAGCGTTTCACGTGAACCAACGCATCAACCGACGCCGTCGGGATCGATGCCATTTCGAAGGTTCAATGTGACTGACGCGTCCTTTTCCTCGAGAGAAACCAGATGATTGCGGTTCGCAAACTGCCGGCGCGCTATGCGCCGATCGTGATGCCATTTGTGCTGTCCATCCTCATGACCGCCGTGGTGTCGGTCATTTCGACGCTCAGGAGCCTCGGCGCAACGCCGGCGTTCCTCGCGACCTGGCCGGGCGCCTGGGCGCTGTCATGGCTCGTCGCCTTTCCAACGCTGCTGATGGTGCTGCCACTGGTCCGCCGGATCGTGGCCTGCCTCGTCGCGGCTCCGTCTCAACCAGGCCGCTAGCCGGACGCGGGCGGCGCGCATGAAGCACGCCGTCCCGCTTCCATGATCACCCGACACCTTGGATCGAGCTTCCACTCTTTCATCTCTACCCGTTGCCTTGTCGCGACATCGTCGACTGCTGCTCTACATCGCGGCGCGAACCCTGTCGGAATGCTCCTATCAAGTCGCTCACCGCAGCGATTGACTGGCAGATCTATGCACTAACCGGCAGCCTACTCTCGCGCCTCGCAGGGCTCGATCATCACGCGGATGGCTATGGGCGCCATACGATAAGCGGCGTGGTCCGCCTCGCGCTGGTGCGGCTCCGGCGAATTCGAAAGCGGCATATCCGCCATCTTCCTCGGCGCGATGCCGGCGGTAGTTCTCGGCAACGTCGGCACCATCGATGTGGGGGCGATCGTTACCGTGAATGTGGCCGCGACTACGGGCCCGTGTCGATCGCGACTATTGTCGCGCCGATTGCAGCTGGACCGGGGCCGCCCGTCGCACCGCCGCATGCGGTGACGACGTTGCCGGCGCCGGCTTGCGCGTCTGAGCCGCAGCCGGACGTGGCGCAGGCACTGGTGCTGCGCGTTTCTTCTGCCCCGCGTTCGACCGGTCGGTCGTTTTCCCGGCGATCTCGGGCATCTTGTTATCCGACGTCTTGCTTTCAGACGCCTTGTCCCCAGGCATCTTGGCGACCAGCCGCGCCATCTGTTCCTGGCCTGCTTTCAATTCATCGGCAAGCCTGAGATTGTCGAGCGACATTTGCTCCTGGTTCGCTTTCAATTGCGCCTGGCTCTCCTTGAGCTGATCGATGCCTTGCTGCACGTTTGCGAGATCGCTCGCCAGCTTCTGCAGCAATTCGGTCAACTCCGGCGGGAGCGTGCTGCCGGTTGACGCGACGACCTCCGGTACGGTTTCGGCGGCAGATGCCGGTTGCGGCGACGCCTCGGCCAATTGAGCAGTCGGGCTCGTCTCAGCTTCGCGCACCGGCTCTGCTTGCAACTGCGACGACGTCGCAGTTTGCAACGGCGCCCAACCTGCGATCATCTGCCTGACCGTATCACCGTGGGATGATTGCGAGACGAAGGCAGCGATGCCGATCCCTGCAGCCAGCCCGAGACCGGCGAGGCCGCGTAGCGCTGGTCCGCCACGCCGCAGGCGACTGCGCATGGCATCGCGCTCCAGCTGGGCAAGCTGCTCGTTGGCGCGCGCGATCTCTTCATCCACGCTCTTGATTTTCTCGAAGGTATGCGTGAGCTCCGCGTCCATGCGCGCGGACAGCGCATACGGCTCGATCGGTGTCGTTACGGAATTCATTGGCGCTCCTCTTCGCAGCCCAATGTCGCCCGAAGGCGTCCGTCACATTTGCTTGCCCCGATCATCGCTGACGCGATTTGTCCAAAGCAAGACGCCTTCAAGGAAATTCGGAGGCCGGGGGACTACGGGTGCCATGCCCCCTCCCCCAATACCTCCTCGATCCCGAGGCCTCAGACCTTTACGACAACGCTCCCAACACCCCGCGCGTCGCCTTGTCGATCTCTTCGACATAGCGGCGGCGGACGAAGTTCTCGGTGAGGAAGCCGACCACCTTGCGGCTGTCGGTGGAATCGACCACCGCCAGCATCTCGGCCTCGGCCTCGTCGAACACCGCCATCGCCGACTTCACGTTCATTTCCGGGATCAGCACGATCTCGGTCAGGCGCGCGAGCTCGATGACCTGGATGTCGTCG includes the following:
- a CDS encoding DUF2798 domain-containing protein is translated as MIAVRKLPARYAPIVMPFVLSILMTAVVSVISTLRSLGATPAFLATWPGAWALSWLVAFPTLLMVLPLVRRIVACLVAAPSQPGR